One window of Alkaliphilus metalliredigens QYMF genomic DNA carries:
- a CDS encoding mechanosensitive ion channel family protein has translation MIELIKDLLINYGTNERVAQYFSNTIAVIVIIMVSLIVDSIVRKVLLRTLKSYTEKTKAKWDNIIVEKKVFDRLARIVPIGIIHAFAPVFPAYQMWIQRIAFACIVFIVLLALNRFLDAINYIYSSYGIAKVRPIKGYIQVVEITLYTIGIIIIISVLIDRSPWILLSGVGAATAVFILVFQNSILGLVASIQITTNNMLQIGDWIEMPKYGADGDVLEISLHTVKVQNWDQTIIMIPTYLLISESFKNWRGMQESGGRRIMRAVYIDVTSIKFCDEEMLAGFEEIQYIKEDLQNKRKEIDKYNKDYKVNSAHAANGRHITNIGIFRSYIENYLKNHPKVSQNMIQMVRQLQPTENGLPIEIYAFTNEIAWADYEAIQADIFDHILAVLPEFDLRIYQGPTGYDFSKLRSI, from the coding sequence TTGATTGAACTTATTAAGGATTTATTGATAAATTATGGTACAAATGAGAGGGTAGCCCAGTATTTCTCTAATACAATAGCGGTTATCGTGATTATCATGGTCAGCCTGATCGTTGATTCAATTGTGCGAAAGGTTCTTCTTAGAACGTTAAAGTCTTATACTGAGAAAACAAAAGCTAAATGGGACAATATCATTGTAGAGAAAAAGGTTTTTGATCGACTGGCTCGTATTGTGCCAATAGGAATCATACATGCATTTGCTCCAGTATTTCCTGCTTATCAAATGTGGATTCAGAGAATTGCTTTTGCCTGTATTGTTTTCATTGTTTTACTAGCACTCAATCGATTCTTAGATGCCATAAATTATATCTACTCAAGCTATGGAATAGCTAAGGTAAGACCTATTAAAGGATATATTCAGGTGGTAGAGATCACTTTATATACCATTGGTATTATTATCATTATCAGTGTTTTGATAGATCGTTCTCCGTGGATTTTATTAAGTGGTGTAGGTGCTGCAACAGCAGTATTTATTCTTGTTTTTCAAAACTCCATACTGGGACTTGTAGCCAGTATTCAAATTACCACAAATAACATGCTACAAATCGGAGACTGGATCGAAATGCCTAAGTATGGAGCGGATGGAGATGTGTTAGAGATCTCTCTGCATACAGTAAAGGTACAAAACTGGGATCAAACGATTATTATGATTCCAACCTATTTACTTATATCAGAATCATTTAAGAACTGGAGAGGGATGCAGGAGTCCGGTGGTAGAAGAATTATGAGAGCTGTCTATATAGATGTCACAAGCATCAAATTTTGTGATGAAGAGATGCTAGCAGGATTTGAGGAAATCCAATACATTAAAGAAGACCTTCAGAATAAGAGAAAAGAAATAGATAAATACAACAAGGATTATAAAGTGAATTCCGCACATGCTGCTAACGGAAGACACATAACCAATATAGGGATCTTTAGGAGTTATATAGAGAACTACTTAAAAAATCATCCTAAGGTAAGTCAAAATATGATCCAAATGGTGAGACAGCTTCAACCCACTGAAAATGGATTGCCCATAGAAATATATGCTTTCACAAATGAAATCGCATGGGCAGATTATGAGGCAATACAAGCGGATATTTTTGATCATATATTAGCTGTGCTTCCTGAGTTTGATCTTAGGATTTATCAAGGGCCCACAGGATATGATTTTAGTAAACTGAGAAGTATATAG
- a CDS encoding HD domain-containing protein, with amino-acid sequence MKRVDKILGNLQYQIYLQRNMEAETDRVLCRHNLQHCLDVARVGYIVALENNLEVEKELIYATALLHDIGRWRQYADGTDHAVTGGELAKGILMDCDFSEFEIELIVQAIIKHRKGTDLETALEQVIFEGDKKSRLCIDCGAIQGCKRFTGNNKPLLHY; translated from the coding sequence ATGAAAAGAGTGGATAAAATACTAGGAAATCTGCAATATCAGATTTATCTTCAAAGGAATATGGAGGCAGAAACGGACCGAGTTTTATGTAGGCATAATCTTCAACACTGTTTAGATGTAGCAAGGGTAGGATACATCGTCGCCCTAGAGAACAATCTAGAGGTAGAGAAGGAACTAATTTATGCAACGGCCCTATTGCATGATATTGGTAGGTGGAGACAATATGCCGATGGAACTGACCATGCTGTGACTGGTGGAGAGCTTGCTAAGGGGATACTCATGGATTGTGATTTTAGTGAATTTGAGATAGAACTTATTGTACAGGCTATTATAAAGCATCGGAAGGGTACGGATTTGGAGACGGCCTTAGAGCAGGTTATATTTGAAGGGGATAAAAAATCCCGTTTGTGTATAGACTGCGGAGCGATTCAAGGATGTAAAAGATTTACGGGGAATAATAAGCCCTTGCTGCACTATTGA
- a CDS encoding anthranilate synthase component II — translation MILMIDNYDSFTYNLTQYLACLKEEVLVYRNDCITLEEIEALKPEVIVLSPGPCTPNKAGICIDVVERFKGEIPILGICLGHQTIGQVFGGNVIRAIEPVHGKVHPIHHKSVGVFSGLKNPLNVTRYHSLVVERESLPQCFEITAETNEGEIMGIRHREYMIEGVQFHPEAILTEMGMELLNNFLIAARVQYEQVKKCI, via the coding sequence CTGATATTAATGATTGACAACTATGATTCCTTTACTTACAATTTGACTCAATACCTAGCTTGTCTAAAGGAAGAGGTACTAGTCTATCGGAATGATTGTATTACTTTAGAAGAAATTGAAGCCTTAAAACCAGAAGTTATTGTGTTGTCTCCTGGACCATGTACACCAAATAAAGCTGGAATTTGTATAGATGTGGTTGAGAGATTTAAAGGGGAGATCCCGATCTTAGGAATATGCCTTGGACACCAGACAATAGGACAAGTCTTTGGTGGAAATGTAATTCGAGCTATAGAGCCTGTCCATGGTAAGGTCCATCCGATACACCACAAAAGTGTGGGGGTCTTCAGTGGGCTAAAAAACCCTCTGAATGTTACCCGATATCACTCCCTAGTAGTTGAACGGGAGAGCTTGCCACAGTGCTTTGAAATTACTGCAGAAACAAATGAGGGAGAAATCATGGGGATTAGGCATAGGGAATATATGATTGAAGGGGTACAGTTTCATCCCGAAGCCATCCTAACAGAAATGGGAATGGAGCTGTTAAATAACTTTCTAATAGCGGCACGAGTACAATATGAGCAGGTGAAAAAATGTATATAG
- the pabB gene encoding aminodeoxychorismate synthase component I produces MYIEKINTSLNSFELYTVFKEEPYSFFLDSGMDYGKLGKYSFIGFAPSLVFKSKNNRIDIIDGGKIHTYSGDPFEKLRELYKKYKRDYKSELPFLGGFVGYFGYDLCHHVEHLPRTAIDDVQIPDCFMGLYDGVIIIDHIKNQTYVAALGIKEDPNDIVNKISKRIYEEERKGVKTDIRDKDKSVELKSNFKKEEYIIALSKLKEYIRAGDIYQANLTQRFECELEESPYELYSKLRQINPAPFASFIDYGEGHIVSSSPERFIQIKDGLIETRPIKGTRPRGQTPEEDLANREDLLTSEKDKAELLMIVDLARNDLGRVSKDGSVKVTELFHLEEYATVYHLVSTVQGELRKEYDVIDCIRLTFPGGSITGAPKIRAMEIIDELEPTQRNIYTGSIGYIGLNGDTDLNIVIRTIVCKDNKAYFQVGGGIVWDSDPEMEYQETLHKARALIQALKS; encoded by the coding sequence ATGTATATAGAAAAAATCAACACCTCATTAAATAGTTTTGAATTATATACAGTTTTTAAAGAAGAGCCCTATAGCTTTTTCCTAGATAGTGGCATGGATTATGGGAAACTAGGAAAGTATTCCTTTATAGGTTTTGCGCCTAGCTTAGTATTTAAGAGTAAAAATAATAGAATCGATATCATTGATGGTGGGAAAATCCATACCTACTCTGGAGATCCCTTTGAAAAGTTAAGAGAACTATATAAAAAGTATAAAAGGGATTATAAAAGCGAGCTTCCCTTTCTGGGAGGATTTGTAGGATATTTTGGCTATGACCTGTGTCACCATGTGGAGCATCTACCTAGAACTGCTATTGATGATGTACAGATTCCTGACTGTTTTATGGGTCTTTATGATGGGGTGATTATTATTGACCATATAAAAAATCAGACCTATGTGGCTGCCTTGGGAATAAAAGAAGATCCCAATGATATTGTTAATAAAATATCAAAACGGATATATGAAGAAGAAAGAAAAGGTGTTAAGACAGATATAAGGGATAAGGACAAATCTGTAGAATTAAAATCTAATTTTAAAAAAGAGGAATATATTATTGCCCTTAGTAAACTTAAGGAATATATTCGAGCAGGGGATATTTATCAAGCTAATCTAACCCAAAGGTTTGAATGTGAGCTAGAGGAATCTCCCTATGAGCTATATAGCAAACTGCGTCAAATTAATCCAGCTCCCTTTGCAAGCTTTATTGATTATGGAGAAGGCCATATTGTCAGTAGTTCCCCTGAGCGATTCATCCAAATTAAAGACGGTCTGATAGAAACCCGACCCATTAAGGGAACAAGGCCTAGGGGACAAACCCCTGAGGAGGATTTGGCAAATCGAGAGGATTTGTTAACCAGTGAAAAGGACAAGGCCGAGCTTTTGATGATCGTTGATTTAGCAAGAAATGACTTGGGACGAGTATCAAAAGATGGTTCAGTAAAGGTAACGGAACTCTTCCATTTAGAAGAATATGCAACAGTATATCATTTGGTTTCTACTGTTCAAGGAGAGCTAAGGAAGGAATACGATGTAATTGATTGTATTCGATTAACCTTTCCAGGGGGCTCTATAACCGGGGCACCTAAAATAAGAGCTATGGAAATCATTGATGAGCTTGAACCGACCCAAAGAAATATTTATACGGGATCTATAGGGTATATAGGTCTAAACGGAGACACAGACTTAAATATTGTAATTAGAACCATTGTATGTAAAGACAATAAAGCCTATTTTCAAGTAGGGGGAGGAATCGTATGGGATTCTGATCCAGAGATGGAATACCAAGAAACCCTCCATAAGGCGAGGGCTTTAATACAGGCGTTAAAAAGTTAG
- a CDS encoding aminotransferase class IV gives MRNEGDSMYILMNGQLIGEGEGHLSPSGEALFYGYGLFETLKYHNKKIFFLREHLERLTLGCRKLDLQLKIEEALIEEWAYQLIQANQLPTGTLKITCIKSQDHVDVILSIRKNVYTNKDYEQGFKLCFTEVKRNPYSILTYIKSNNYLENLLVRKEALAQGYHEVVFTNVHGKICEGAISNIFFVREGILYTPAVECGILEGIMRNKILEIARGLDLRVEAGGYTEEDLLKAEEVFITNSLLEIMPVVEIEGKQFNLHKNIVTQTLRKQYEDYIGAQQ, from the coding sequence ATGAGAAATGAAGGTGATTCCATGTATATTTTAATGAATGGTCAACTCATAGGGGAAGGTGAGGGACATTTATCCCCTAGTGGAGAGGCTCTTTTCTATGGCTATGGGTTGTTTGAGACCCTAAAGTATCATAACAAAAAAATATTTTTTCTAAGAGAGCATTTGGAAAGATTGACCCTGGGCTGTAGGAAATTAGATCTTCAATTGAAGATTGAGGAAGCCCTGATAGAAGAGTGGGCGTATCAATTAATCCAGGCAAATCAGCTCCCCACAGGTACATTGAAGATCACTTGTATAAAAAGTCAGGATCATGTGGATGTGATTTTATCGATTAGAAAAAATGTCTACACAAACAAGGATTATGAACAGGGCTTTAAATTATGCTTTACTGAGGTAAAAAGAAATCCCTATTCTATCCTAACCTATATTAAGTCCAATAATTATTTGGAAAACCTGTTGGTGCGGAAAGAGGCACTGGCTCAGGGCTACCATGAGGTGGTATTTACAAATGTCCATGGGAAGATTTGTGAAGGAGCTATATCCAATATCTTTTTTGTAAGGGAAGGCATACTTTATACACCGGCTGTGGAATGTGGAATATTAGAGGGAATCATGCGAAATAAAATATTAGAAATAGCAAGGGGCCTAGACCTAAGGGTTGAAGCAGGAGGGTACACAGAGGAAGATCTTTTAAAGGCCGAGGAGGTATTTATAACTAATTCCCTACTAGAAATTATGCCAGTTGTAGAGATAGAGGGAAAACAGTTCAATTTACACAAGAATATAGTGACGCAAACTTTAAGAAAACAATATGAGGATTATATAGGTGCACAACAATAG
- the folE gene encoding GTP cyclohydrolase I FolE, translating to MDKEKIQRAVRDILEAIGEDPDREGLIDTPKRIAKMYDEIFEGLVADPKDHLDIYFEDEKHEEMVLVKDIPFYSVCEHHLVPFFGKAHVGYIPKGGKLTGLSKLARVVDTVAKRPQLQERLTSMIAETIMDKLDPHGVIVVVEAEHMCMTMRGVKKSGSKTVTSVVRGIFKTDAKARAEAMSLIQFGS from the coding sequence ATGGATAAGGAAAAAATACAGCGAGCGGTTCGAGATATACTAGAGGCTATAGGAGAGGACCCAGACAGAGAGGGCTTAATTGATACACCAAAACGCATTGCCAAAATGTATGATGAAATCTTCGAAGGATTAGTGGCGGATCCAAAGGATCATTTAGATATATATTTTGAAGATGAAAAGCATGAGGAAATGGTATTAGTAAAGGATATTCCCTTTTATTCAGTGTGTGAGCATCACTTAGTACCCTTCTTTGGGAAAGCCCATGTAGGGTATATTCCTAAGGGTGGCAAGCTAACGGGATTAAGTAAGCTGGCAAGGGTAGTAGATACAGTAGCTAAAAGACCTCAGCTACAGGAACGTTTAACATCTATGATTGCTGAGACGATTATGGACAAACTAGATCCCCATGGGGTTATTGTAGTCGTTGAAGCAGAGCATATGTGTATGACCATGAGGGGTGTAAAGAAGTCAGGCTCCAAAACCGTTACTTCCGTTGTGAGGGGAATCTTTAAAACCGATGCAAAGGCAAGGGCAGAAGCTATGTCATTGATTCAATTTGGTAGCTAA
- the folP gene encoding dihydropteroate synthase, with amino-acid sequence MKNIQYVPNREVEVKCGKHTFHFGAKTYIMGILNLTPDSFSDGGSYVDVEKAVTHAKKMVEEGAHIIDVGGESTRPGAQEVTGEEELRRVLPVVERLIKEIDVPISVDTYKGEVAEKVLEAGAHMINDVWGLQRDPKIAKVIAKYDVPVVMMHNQIGTEYNQDIIQSMIDFLRESIDIAKKAGIKEENIILDPGIGFGKTSEQNIHVMGRLGELNGLGYPILLGTSRKSMIGKILDLPPEERVEGTLATSVMGIIQGVDLLRVHDIKENIRTAMVTDAIVRGRENG; translated from the coding sequence ATGAAAAATATTCAATATGTTCCAAATAGAGAAGTAGAAGTAAAATGTGGAAAGCATACTTTCCATTTTGGAGCTAAAACCTACATTATGGGAATTCTCAATCTTACCCCTGACTCCTTTTCTGACGGTGGGAGCTATGTAGATGTGGAAAAGGCTGTAACCCACGCAAAAAAAATGGTAGAAGAGGGAGCCCATATCATAGATGTAGGGGGAGAATCAACCAGGCCAGGAGCCCAAGAGGTTACAGGAGAAGAGGAATTGAGAAGGGTTCTTCCAGTTGTGGAAAGACTGATAAAGGAAATTGATGTACCTATTTCTGTGGATACCTATAAGGGGGAAGTGGCGGAAAAGGTACTAGAGGCAGGGGCCCATATGATTAATGATGTGTGGGGGTTACAGAGGGACCCAAAAATAGCCAAGGTGATTGCTAAATATGATGTGCCCGTAGTGATGATGCACAACCAAATAGGCACAGAATATAATCAAGATATTATCCAGTCTATGATTGATTTCTTAAGGGAATCCATAGATATTGCTAAAAAAGCAGGAATTAAAGAAGAAAATATTATTTTAGATCCGGGCATAGGCTTTGGAAAAACCTCGGAGCAAAATATACATGTAATGGGCAGGTTAGGGGAATTGAATGGTTTGGGATATCCTATTCTATTAGGAACCTCTAGAAAATCCATGATAGGAAAAATTTTAGATTTACCTCCTGAAGAAAGGGTGGAGGGAACCTTAGCCACTTCTGTTATGGGAATTATTCAAGGGGTAGATCTCCTACGGGTGCACGATATTAAAGAAAATATAAGGACAGCAATGGTTACAGATGCCATTGTAAGGGGGAGGGAAAATGGATAA
- the folB gene encoding dihydroneopterin aldolase: MDKIILKNLGFYGYHGVLPEENRLGQKFFVDIELYADLKTAGNSDDVKDTINYAEVYDVTKDIVENQTFQLIEALAETIAAKVLKDFSRVNEILVTIRKPEAPVNGIYDYFGVEIRRKR; the protein is encoded by the coding sequence ATGGATAAAATTATTTTGAAAAACCTAGGGTTCTATGGCTACCATGGCGTGTTACCGGAGGAAAATCGACTGGGACAAAAGTTTTTTGTAGATATAGAGCTATATGCAGATTTGAAGACAGCAGGGAATTCAGATGATGTAAAAGATACGATCAACTATGCTGAGGTATATGATGTTACGAAGGATATTGTAGAAAACCAAACATTTCAATTAATCGAAGCCTTGGCAGAAACTATTGCAGCTAAGGTGCTGAAGGATTTTTCTAGGGTAAATGAGATTCTTGTAACCATTAGAAAACCGGAGGCTCCAGTAAACGGGATTTATGATTACTTCGGGGTGGAAATAAGGAGAAAAAGGTAA
- the folK gene encoding 2-amino-4-hydroxy-6-hydroxymethyldihydropteridine diphosphokinase codes for MAKVYLGLGSNMGDKKNYIDEAIQMLKQHECFTVTKISSYYETDPVGYEDQDVFLNVVVEGDTTLTPYYLLGYCNGIEEALNRKRLIRWGPRTIDVDILLYENFTSRKKKLTVPHPRMTERAFVIIPLHEIASNITIGGNAIKNIIKILEDQGIRKVYYDG; via the coding sequence ATGGCGAAGGTATATCTAGGGCTGGGAAGTAATATGGGAGATAAAAAAAATTACATAGATGAGGCTATTCAAATGTTGAAGCAGCATGAATGCTTCACTGTCACAAAGATATCCTCCTATTATGAAACAGATCCAGTAGGCTATGAGGATCAGGATGTTTTCTTAAATGTAGTAGTGGAAGGAGATACCACCCTGACCCCCTATTATTTACTCGGATACTGTAATGGGATCGAGGAAGCATTAAATAGAAAAAGATTGATTCGTTGGGGCCCCAGAACAATCGACGTAGATATACTACTTTATGAAAACTTTACCTCCAGGAAGAAAAAACTAACTGTCCCCCATCCTCGAATGACGGAAAGGGCCTTTGTCATAATTCCCTTACATGAGATTGCATCAAATATTACAATAGGTGGAAATGCAATAAAAAATATCATTAAAATCCTTGAAGACCAAGGGATTAGGAAGGTTTACTATGATGGATAA
- the aroF gene encoding 3-deoxy-7-phosphoheptulonate synthase, translating to MMDKRILTGEQIIVEVGNLKIGGNHPPIYIAGPCSVESKEQIMETAFQLKEIGVDVLRGGVFKPRTSPYAFQGLGIEGLEYLKEAGKATGLPIITELMDEKYMDVVAEHADIIQIGSRNMFNYSFLKTMGRLDKPILLKRGMCATIEEWVLAAEYIVAHGNKNVILCERGIRSYDHYTRNTLDLAAVPIMQKETGLPVIVDPSHGTGIRELVKPMSKAALACGANGLMIEVHPNPPCALSDGHQSLTFEEYEQVRRDK from the coding sequence ATGATGGATAAAAGAATTTTAACTGGAGAACAAATTATAGTAGAGGTCGGTAATTTAAAAATTGGGGGCAATCACCCTCCCATTTATATTGCAGGTCCTTGTTCCGTAGAGTCAAAGGAACAGATTATGGAGACGGCTTTTCAATTAAAGGAAATCGGAGTAGATGTTTTAAGAGGTGGGGTCTTCAAGCCTAGAACCAGTCCCTATGCCTTTCAGGGCTTAGGAATTGAGGGGCTAGAATACTTGAAAGAGGCTGGTAAAGCTACGGGTTTACCTATTATTACAGAGCTAATGGATGAAAAATATATGGATGTTGTAGCTGAACATGCTGATATCATCCAAATTGGTTCTAGAAATATGTTTAACTATTCCTTCTTAAAAACCATGGGAAGACTGGACAAGCCTATTCTACTGAAGCGAGGGATGTGTGCTACTATAGAAGAATGGGTTCTTGCAGCAGAATATATTGTAGCCCATGGGAATAAAAATGTTATCCTGTGTGAAAGAGGGATTAGGAGCTATGATCATTATACTAGAAATACTTTAGATTTAGCTGCTGTACCTATCATGCAAAAGGAAACAGGATTGCCTGTTATTGTTGACCCAAGCCATGGAACGGGAATTCGGGAGTTGGTGAAGCCTATGTCTAAGGCTGCCTTAGCCTGCGGTGCCAATGGATTAATGATCGAGGTCCATCCAAATCCTCCCTGTGCCCTAAGTGACGGGCACCAATCCCTGACCTTTGAAGAATATGAACAGGTACGGAGAGATAAATAA
- a CDS encoding serpin family protein codes for MIKRTAIVLLTALLLISTTGCGSLFNTVTVHEYNEDKVASSVMEGNNQFAWDIFKELNQEDSGESIFISPLSISTALSMTYQGAEGTTKDGMAEGLRYQGIDMEVLNESYRELLKYMNNMDQGIELNIANSIWAREGGGFKEAFLDINQDVFDAYVTELDFSKADSADKINGWIEDATEGKIEEMIQGPISSNVLMYLINAIYFKGSWTVPFEEAQTFDGEFFTEDGDVNDIKMMRRNGKVAYGDGVDFTAVKLPYGNESTSMYVILPEENTSINDFIGSMDHKKWNEIREGISSQKDVELQIPKFELEYGIKELNNSLANLGMGEAFGPAADFSKIREGIFISEVLHKAVIEVNEEGSEAAAATVVVMTESAMADPLSFVANRPFMFVIANDESDTILFMGKLSGIN; via the coding sequence ATGATCAAGAGAACTGCTATTGTCCTTTTGACAGCATTATTATTGATATCCACCACAGGCTGTGGGAGCTTATTCAATACAGTGACAGTCCATGAATATAATGAAGATAAGGTTGCTTCCAGTGTGATGGAGGGGAATAACCAATTTGCATGGGACATCTTTAAGGAGTTAAACCAAGAGGATTCTGGAGAAAGTATTTTCATCTCTCCCCTAAGCATATCAACGGCCCTTTCAATGACATATCAGGGAGCAGAGGGAACCACCAAGGATGGAATGGCTGAAGGCCTAAGATACCAAGGCATCGATATGGAGGTTCTCAATGAGAGCTACAGGGAGTTATTAAAATATATGAATAATATGGATCAAGGGATCGAGCTTAATATTGCCAACTCCATATGGGCTAGAGAAGGTGGCGGATTTAAAGAAGCCTTTCTTGACATCAATCAAGATGTTTTTGATGCCTATGTAACTGAATTGGATTTTTCCAAAGCGGATTCAGCGGATAAAATTAATGGGTGGATTGAGGATGCCACAGAGGGAAAGATTGAGGAAATGATCCAGGGTCCTATTTCATCAAATGTATTGATGTATCTAATCAATGCCATTTACTTTAAGGGTAGTTGGACAGTACCCTTTGAGGAGGCCCAAACATTTGATGGAGAATTCTTCACCGAGGATGGCGATGTTAATGATATTAAAATGATGAGGAGAAATGGTAAGGTAGCCTATGGTGATGGAGTGGATTTTACCGCAGTTAAACTTCCCTATGGAAATGAAAGTACATCAATGTATGTGATTCTTCCAGAGGAAAACACTTCGATCAATGATTTTATTGGGTCAATGGATCACAAAAAATGGAATGAAATTCGTGAGGGTATTTCCTCTCAAAAGGATGTAGAGCTTCAAATACCAAAATTTGAGCTAGAATATGGGATTAAGGAATTAAATAATAGTTTAGCTAATTTAGGAATGGGGGAGGCCTTTGGTCCTGCCGCAGACTTTTCTAAGATTAGAGAGGGAATATTTATCAGTGAGGTGCTGCATAAGGCAGTAATCGAGGTTAATGAAGAGGGAAGCGAGGCTGCAGCTGCAACGGTGGTTGTAATGACTGAGAGTGCAATGGCAGACCCATTAAGTTTTGTAGCCAATAGACCCTTTATGTTTGTGATTGCAAATGATGAATCCGACACAATCCTCTTTATGGGAAAGTTAAGCGGTATTAACTAG
- a CDS encoding H-type small acid-soluble spore protein gives MDKTRAQEIISSPNMISVTYNGKEIYIENVNENTQTANIHLLNKPDKKQEVPLNNLVEH, from the coding sequence GTGGATAAAACACGGGCACAAGAAATTATTTCTTCTCCAAATATGATTAGTGTAACTTATAATGGAAAAGAAATATATATTGAAAATGTAAACGAGAATACCCAAACGGCTAATATTCATCTACTTAATAAACCTGATAAGAAACAAGAGGTACCTTTAAATAACCTAGTGGAGCATTAA
- a CDS encoding flotillin family protein, which produces MGSTYGVILITVIVVVIFGTIAALFARFKRCPSDKILVVYGKVGKEGDENRSSKCIHGGAAFVWPVIQHSEFLDLTPLSIEVNLQNALSKQNIRVDVPSRFTVGISTEPGIMQNAAERLLGLGLAEIQELAKDIIFGQLRLVIATMDIEEINTDRDKFLEAVSSNVESELKKIGLRLINVNVTDINDESGYIQALGKEAAAKAVNDAKKSVAEKDRDGSIGEAQARRDQRVKVAEADATAVEGENRSKITVANSDAEKRERTAEAERRASASEKVQSAKALEEAYLAEEEAEKSRARREKATMEADVLVHAQIEKQKLEIESEAQAEEFRRIARGEADAIFSKMDAQARGTKEMLEKQAEGFQKLIGAAGGIPEKAVMMMIADRLPELVKIQVEAIKGINIDKVTVWDNMGGGKDGGKPATANFLSGMMQSLPPLQDIFNSAGLDLPNYLLQTKETKEIPMNTKEVNTENPIENNQE; this is translated from the coding sequence GTGGGTTCAACATATGGAGTAATTTTAATAACGGTTATTGTAGTCGTGATATTTGGAACAATTGCGGCGCTTTTCGCAAGGTTTAAAAGATGTCCATCGGATAAGATTCTAGTTGTATATGGTAAAGTGGGGAAAGAAGGAGATGAAAATAGGTCTTCTAAATGTATTCATGGAGGGGCCGCATTTGTATGGCCTGTGATTCAGCATTCTGAGTTTTTAGATTTGACTCCTTTATCCATAGAAGTAAATCTTCAAAATGCCCTGAGTAAGCAAAATATCAGGGTCGATGTACCTTCAAGGTTTACAGTGGGAATTTCTACTGAACCAGGGATCATGCAAAATGCCGCCGAAAGATTATTGGGATTAGGTCTTGCAGAAATACAGGAGTTGGCAAAGGACATTATCTTTGGTCAGCTAAGATTAGTCATTGCAACCATGGATATTGAGGAAATTAATACTGATAGAGATAAATTTCTTGAAGCTGTTTCTAGCAACGTAGAATCGGAGCTTAAAAAAATAGGTCTACGATTAATCAATGTAAACGTAACAGATATTAATGATGAGTCGGGATACATACAGGCCCTAGGAAAAGAAGCGGCTGCTAAGGCAGTCAATGATGCGAAAAAGAGTGTGGCTGAAAAGGATAGAGATGGATCCATTGGTGAAGCACAGGCCAGACGAGACCAAAGAGTTAAGGTTGCTGAAGCTGATGCCACAGCAGTAGAGGGTGAAAACAGATCTAAAATCACTGTAGCCAACTCTGATGCAGAGAAAAGAGAGCGGACTGCTGAGGCTGAGAGAAGAGCCAGTGCTTCAGAAAAGGTTCAATCAGCAAAGGCACTAGAGGAAGCTTATTTAGCTGAAGAAGAGGCAGAAAAATCTAGGGCTAGAAGAGAAAAAGCTACAATGGAAGCAGATGTACTTGTTCATGCACAAATTGAAAAGCAAAAGTTAGAAATTGAATCAGAGGCCCAGGCTGAAGAATTCAGAAGAATAGCCAGAGGTGAAGCAGACGCCATATTCTCTAAGATGGATGCACAGGCTAGGGGTACCAAGGAAATGCTTGAAAAACAAGCAGAAGGTTTCCAAAAGCTTATTGGAGCTGCCGGTGGGATACCAGAAAAAGCAGTGATGATGATGATCGCTGATCGACTTCCAGAGCTAGTGAAAATACAGGTAGAAGCAATTAAAGGCATTAACATTGATAAAGTAACTGTATGGGATAACATGGGTGGTGGAAAAGATGGTGGAAAGCCAGCTACAGCCAACTTTTTATCAGGAATGATGCAATCACTTCCACCTCTACAGGATATATTTAATAGTGCTGGTTTGGATTTACCAAACTATCTTTTACAAACAAAAGAAACCAAGGAAATTCCTATGAACACAAAGGAAGTCAACACAGAGAATCCTATAGAAAATAATCAAGAATAA